In the genome of Diaphorobacter sp. HDW4A, the window TATCGCCCGCAGGCCGCAGAACTGCTCGACGCCATGGCTGCGCGCAAGGTGCCTGTGGTCATCGCATCCCAAGGCGGGCCCAAGGCACATCTGGAACGCTTTCGCGAATACGGCGCAGTCTGGATTCAGGTGGTATCCACGCTGGAGCACGCAAAAAAAGCGGCCGATGCGGGTGTTGACGCGCTGGTTGTCGTCGGCGGTGAAGCAGGAGGGCATCCTCCGGCCAACGAGGTGAGCACCTTGGTCACCGTGCGCCGCGTGCTGCAGGAGGTGTCGATTCCCGTGATCGCGGGTGGAGGCGTGGCGGACGGCTTTGGCATTGCGGCGTTGCTCGCGCTCGGCGCGGATGCGGTGCAGCTGGGCACACGTTTTCTGCTCACGAACGAGGCGGGCGTGCACGACAACTACAAGGCCGCCGTGCTCGCCGCCGATGTACACGAGACCGCGCTGATAGGGCGTAGAAACCTGCCGGTGCGCGGGTTGCGCAATGCGTTTGCGCAGGCGATCTTCGATGCCGAACGCGATCAGCTTTCGCAGGAGGAATACGACGCGCTGTTCAAGAAGAGCACGCTCAAGCAGGCGGCGCTCGACGGCGACGTGGCGTGGGGCAAGGTCGAGCTTGGTCAGTCGGCCGGGCTGGTCTCACGCCTTGCACCGGCCGCACAGGTCGTCGAAGAACTCGTGCGCGAACTGGCCGAGGCCAGTGGGCGATTGCGTTCCATGGAGCTTGACGGTTGAAGATCAGAGCCGCTTGGCACATACCCGACACACCTCTCCTCTCAAGAAAAAATCACCATGCAACATCTGTTGATCGAGGACCGCAGCGCGGTTCGCATTCTTACCCTGAACCGGCCTGAAAAGCACAA includes:
- a CDS encoding nitronate monooxygenase family protein; this encodes MATRITRLLGIRHPIIQAGMSWASSNVALPAAVSNAGALGVLAAGPLRVDDFVRTLDGLAAATENPYAVNIPLYRPQAAELLDAMAARKVPVVIASQGGPKAHLERFREYGAVWIQVVSTLEHAKKAADAGVDALVVVGGEAGGHPPANEVSTLVTVRRVLQEVSIPVIAGGGVADGFGIAALLALGADAVQLGTRFLLTNEAGVHDNYKAAVLAADVHETALIGRRNLPVRGLRNAFAQAIFDAERDQLSQEEYDALFKKSTLKQAALDGDVAWGKVELGQSAGLVSRLAPAAQVVEELVRELAEASGRLRSMELDG